In Gossypium hirsutum isolate 1008001.06 chromosome D06, Gossypium_hirsutum_v2.1, whole genome shotgun sequence, one genomic interval encodes:
- the LOC107901684 gene encoding ATPase 9, plasma membrane-type translates to MADKSISLEEIKNETVDLERIPVEEVFQQLKCTRNGLTSEEGQKRLQIFGPNKLEEKKENKLLKFLGFMWNPLSWVMEFAAIMAIALANGGGKPPDWQDFIGIVSLLFINSTISFIEENNAGNAAAALMAGLAPKTKVLRDGKWNEQEAAILVPGDIISIKLGDIVPADARLLEGDALKIDQSALTGESLPVNKHSGDEVFSGSTVKQGEIEAVVIATGVHTFFGKAAHLVDSTNNVGHFQQVLTAIGNFCICSIGVGMLIEIVVMYPIQRRKYRDGIDNLLVLLIGGIPIAMPTVLSVTMAIGSHRLSQQGAITKRMTAIEEMAGMDVLCSDKTGTLTLNKLTVDKSMIEVFMDNIDKEMVLLLAARASRVENQDAIDACIVGMLGDPKEARAGVTEVHFFPFNPVDKRTAMTYIEADGSWHRASKGAPEQIIELCNLRNDAKRRAHDIITKFADRGLRSLAVAKQKVPEKTKDGQGDPWQFVGLLPLFDPPRHDSAETIRRALSLGVNVKMITGDQLAIGKETGRRLGMGTNMYPSSVLLGENKGDALDTIGVDELIEKADGFAGVFPEHKYEIVKRLQQRKHICGMTGDGVNDAPALKKADIGIAVDDATDAARSASDIVLTEPGLSVIVSAVLTSRAIFQRMKNYTIYAVSITIRIVLGFMLLALIWKFDFSPFMVLIIAILNDGTIMTISKDRVKPSPMPDSWKLKEIFGTGIVLGTYLACMTVVFFWAANDSNFFSDKFGVRSIRHNQDELTAAVYLQVSIVSQALIFVTRSRSWSFIERPGFLLVIAFILAQLVATVIAVYANWGFARIKGIGWGWAGVIWIYSVVFYFPLDVIKFLIRYAMSGKAWNSLLQNKTAFTTKKDYGKGEREAQWALAQRTLHGLTPPEITEKSNYIELSEIAEQARKRAEVARLRELHTLKGHVESVVKLKGLDIDTIQQHYTV, encoded by the exons ATGGCGGATAAGAGcatcagcttggaagaaatcaaGAATGAGACTGTTGATCTT GAGCGAATTCCCGTTGAAGAAGTGTTTCAACAGTTGAAATGCACCAGGAACGGCCTGACAAGTGAAGAAGGCCAAAAAAGGCTTCAAATCTTTGGTCCCAACAAACTTGAAGAGAAAAAG GAAAACAAGCTTTTGAAGTTCTTGGGATTTATGTGGAATCCTCTTTCATGGGTCATGGAGTTTGCTGCTATTATGGCCATTGCTTTGGCTAATGGAGGA GGCAAACCCCCAGATTGGCAAGATTTTATTGGAATTGTCTCATTGCTCTTCATCAACTCAACTATTAGCTTCATCGAAGAAAATAATGCAGGCAATGCTGCTGCTGCACTTATGGCTGGTCTTGCTCCCAAAACCAAG GTCCTAAGAGATGGAAAATGGAATGAGCAAGAAGCAGCGATTTTGGTACCGGGAGACATCATCAGTATTAAATTGGGAGATATTGTCCCTGCAGATGCACGTCTCCTTGAAGGTGATGCACTCAAGATTGATCAGTCTGCTCTTACCGGTGAGTCTTTGCCTGTAAATAAGCACTCAGGTGATGAGGTATTCTCTGGTTCGACTGTAAAGCAAGGTGAGATTGAGGCTGTCGTTATTGCCACCGGCGTCCACACCTTCTTTGGAAAAGCTGCTCACCTTGTTGATAGCACCAATAACGTAGGGCACTTCCAGCAG GTGCTGACAGCAATTGGGAACTTCTGCATATGCTCAATTGGAGTAGGGATGCTTATCGAGATTGTTGTGATGTATCCAATCCAGCGCCGTAAGTACAGAGATGGAATCGATAATCTATTGGTGCTTCTCATTGGAGGGATTCCAATTGCCATGCCAACAGTTTTATCTGTGACCATGGCTATCGGATCTCACCGGCTTTCACAACAAGGAGCCATCACTAAGAGAATGACAGCAATTGAAGAAATGGCTGGAATGGACGTACTTTGCAGTGATAAGACAGGGACACTCACTCTTAACAAGCTTACAGTGGACAAGAGCATGATTGAG GTGTTCATGGACAATATTGACAAGGAAATGGTTCTTCTACTAGCGGCAAGGGCCTCCCGGGTTGAGAATCAAGATGCCATTGATGCCTGCATTGTTGGAATGCTAGGTGATCCCAAGGAG GCCAGAGCAGGGGTTACAGAGGTTCATTTCTTTCCCTTCAACCCTGTTGATAAGCGTACAGCCATGACATATATCGAGGCTGATGGTAGTTGGCACCGAGCCAGCAAAGGTGCTCCAGAACAG ATTATTGAACTATGTAACCTCCGAAATGATGCGAAGAGGAGAGCTCATGATATCATTACTAAGTTTGCTGATCGTGGGCTTCGCTCTCTTGCAGTGGCAAAACAA AAAGTGCCTGAGAAAACCAAGGATGGCCAAGGAGATCCATGGCAATTTGTGGGTTTATTGCCTCTATTTGATCCCCCAAGGCATGATAGTGCAGAGACAATTCGCCGTGCTCTAAGTCTTGGTGTCAATGTCAAGATGATCACAGGTGATCAACTAGCCATTGGAAAGGAAACTGGTCGCCGGCTCGGCATGGGAACCAACATGTATCCATCATCAGTTCTCCTTGGTGAAAATAAGGGTGATGCATTAGATACAATTGGTGTTGATGAGCTTATCGAGAAGGCTGATGGTTTTGCAGGCGTTTTTCCTG AGCACAAGTATGAAATTGTGAAGAGGCTACAACAAAGAAAGCACATATGTGGCATGACCGGAGACGGTGTGAATGATGCACCAGCTCTTAAGAAGGCAGATATTGGGATTGCAGTCGATGATGCAACCGATGCAGCTCGTAGTGCGTCAGACATAGTATTAACAGAACCAGGACTAAGTGTGATTGTGAGTGCTGTTCTGACAAGTAGAGCAATTTTCCAGAGAATGAAAAACTATACCATCTATGCTGTCTCCATTACTATCCGGATAGTGTTAGGATTTATGCTCCTTGCACTTATTTGGAAGTTCGATTTTTCACCTTTCATGGTTTTGATCATAGCCATACTCAATGATGGAACAATTATGACCATTTCCAAGGACAGGGTTAAGCCATCTCCCATGCCTGACTCATGGAAGCTCAAGGAGATTTTTGGCACTGGCATTGTCCTCGGCACCTATCTAGCTTGCATGACTGTTGTTTTCTTCTGGGCTGCGAATGACTCGAACTTCTTTTCG GATAAATTTGGTGTAAGATCCATTAGACACAATCAAGACGAGCTTACAGCAGCTGTTTACCTCCAAGTGAGCATAGTGAGTCAAGCACTCATCTTCGTCACTCGTTCTCGAAGCTGGTCTTTCATCGAACGTCCCGGGTTCTTGCTCGTGATTGCCTTCATTTTGGCACAACTC GTGGCTACTGTAATTGCAGTTTATGCAAACTGGGGGTTTGCAAGAATCAAAGGCATAGGATGGGGTTGGGCGGGTGTAATCTGGATCTACAGTGTTGTCTTTTACTTCCCACTTGATGTAATCAAGTTCTTGATCCGCTATGCCATGAGTGGAAAAGCTTGGAATAGTTTGCTTCAAAACAAG ACTGCCTTCACAACAAAGAAGGATTACGGAAAAGGAGAGAGGGAAGCACAATGGGCATTGGCTCAACGCACCCTTCATGGCTTGACACCTCCTGAAATTACCGAGAAGAGCAACTATATAGAACTGTCGGAGATTGCTGAGCAAGCCAGGAAGCGTGCCGAAGTTGCAAG GTTGAGGGAGCTTCACACACTCAAAGGACACGTTGAATCCGTAGTGAAGCTCAAAGGACTCGACATTGATACCATTCAACAACACTACACTGTTTGA